AACCCCGCCGCGTTCCTGCGCGACCCGGCCGGTGCCGCCGCGCAGTACCAGCGCAACGGGCGTGAGGTGGCGGTCAGTTCCCGGTGGATCGGCAGCCAGGGCTTCTACCCGGCGGCCACCGAGGCGATCCTCGCGGCCCGGCCGAAGAGGATCGTCGACCTGGGCGCCGGTGCCGCCGGTCTGCTGATCGACCTGCTCGGCCGGCTGCCGGAGAGCAGCGGGGTGGCCCTGGACATGAGTGCCGGCGCATGCCAGGAGGCGGCCCGCGCGGCGCTGGCGGCGGGCGTCGGCGACCGTCTCGAGGTGGTGGAGCGGCCGATCCAGTCCGTCGCCGACGACCCCGCGCCGCTGGCCGGTGCCGATGTCATCCACGCCGGATTCGTCTTCCACGACATCGTGCAGGAGGGCGACATCTTCGACCGGGTGCTGCGCCGGTGCCGGGAGGCGCTGCGTCCGGGCGGCATCATGGCGATCACCGACTCGGTGCCGTACGCGTCGGCGGAGCGCGAGCGCCGGTTCAGCGCGCTGTTCACCTATCTGCACGCCGGATTCATGAACGTGAAGCTGCCTCCGGAGGAGGACTGGCTGGCCCGCTTCCGGCAGGCCGGTTTCGACCAGGCCCAGTGCGTGCCGCACCGGTTCCCCGGCGGCCGGCTCTTCATCGCGACCAAGTAGGTCGTCGTACAACGGTGACCGCGCCGGACGTCGTCAACGACGTCCGGCGCGGTCACCGGCATGTCCGGACAGACCCTAGGCGGGCGACTCCCCGGTGGGCTCCTTGGGCGCCCAGAACATCAGCAGGAACTCGACCGGCACGACGGCGTTCTCCTCGTCGTCGGGGCGGTTGAACTCCTCCATCAGCGCGGACAGGCGGGACCGGAACTCGGTGGCCCGCTCCGGCGACAGCCGGCGGTCCAGCGCCACGACCATGGGGCCGAGCGGATCAGGCTTCTCCGCGGCCTCGGGCTCCGGTTCGGGCTGGAAGCGACCGCTGATGATGTCCCGTACGAGCCGGTCGCGGAAGTCGTTCAGCGCGACGGCGAACGCGTCGGCCAGTTCGCCCGCGTTGCCCGGCGCGGCCAGCAGATCGCGACTCAGCCGCAGGGCGAACTGCGCCACCTGGTACTGGCTCTCCTGAATCCCGGAGACCATCCGGGTCTGCGTCACCTTGATCAGGCCCGCCGCCTCGAGCACCTTGATGTGCCGGTAGAGCCGGGTGGGCGGCTGGTCCAGAAGCTGGGCGATGTCCTTCACCCGGTGCGACCCGCGCACGTCGCTCATCATCGTGCGCAGGATCGCCAACCTCAGCGGGTCGGACAGGGCCTTCAGCGTCTCCACGTCGTCCACCTCCCGGACGACCGCCATCGCGTCGGCATCGTCAGCCATCGACCCGTCAGCCATTGACCCATCTCCGTTTCCTCATAGCGAACCATTCACCTGCATGCTACCGTTCACGCATGAGTGAACGCTTACGTCAGCGTGATAGCGAAGCTCCTGCCACGCCCGTGCCCCTGCGCCGTAACCGGCGCTTCCAAATTCTGTGGATCGGGGCGGCCGCAGCCAACCTCGGCCTCGAAACCGTGGAGGTCGCCTATCCCCTGCTGATCATGTCCTTGACCGGATCGCCGGCGCTGGCCGGCCTGTTCGGCTTCGCGCAGATCGGCACCGCTCTCCTGGTCGGACTGCCGGCCGGCGCGGTGGTCGACCGGTGGGACCGGCGCCGCATCCTGTTGATCTCCGAGGCGGTCCGCGCTCTCACTCTGGCGTTCATCGTCCTCATTCTGATGGCCGGCCGGGCGAACTTCGCCCTTCTGATCATGGCCGCGATCGTCCTGGGCGCCGGTACGGCCTTCGGCGCACCCGCCCGCATGCTGCTGATCCGCGCGGTCGTGCCGGACCATCAGCTGACCGCGGCGCTCAGTCAGGACGAGGCGCGCAGCGGAGCCGCAGCCCTGGCGGGACCGCCCCTCGGCGGCGCGCTCTACCTGGTCTCCCGCACGTTCCCGTTCGTCGCGGCGATCGCCGGTTTCGTGATCTCGTTCGTCTGCGCCCTGATGATTCGCGTGCCGAAGGCGGCGAGCGAAACCGAGCCGGTGAGCAACGAGCCTGTGGGCAATGAGCCTGTGGGCAACGAGCCGAAGAGCGCGCTCAGTCCGCTGACCAATGTCTTCTCCGGACTGCGCGAACTGATCGGCGACCGACTGCTGCGGTCCGCGCTGCTCCTGGTCAGCATCTTCTACTTCAGCATCACCGCCGCGATCCTCATGGTGATGGTGACCCTGCAGGACCAGCACCACTCCGCCGGCACGATCGGTCTGGCCCTGTCCGGAACCGCCGTCGGCATGCTCGTCGGCTCGGCGCTGGTGCCACGGCTCAACAGGCGGCTCAGCCCCGGCGCGCTGCTGCTCGCCGCGTCCACGCTGACCACGGTCGCGGTGGCTCTCCTGGCACTCCCGCTGGGACCGGTCTGGGTCTTCGCCATGCTGACCCTGGCGGCGCTCGGGCTGCCGGCACTGAAGATCCTCGTCGACATCATGATCTTCCGGCAGACCCCGGACCACCGGCGAGGCCGTGCCATCGCCGCGACCATCACCCTCATCGGCGCCGGATCCCCGCTCGGTTCCCTGGCCGGCGGTCTGGCCCTGCAGTTCCTCGGCGTCACCGGCGCCATCGTGCTGATCGCGGGCGTCCAGGCCGTGATCACCGTGGCCGGGCTCGCGAACCGGCACGTCAGGTCCGCTCGCTGGCCCGCATGAGAACCCGCCTCCTCACGAAAGCGACCTCAGCCATGCTCAAGCAGCCCATCTTCATCGTCGGCCACCCCCGTTCCGGCACCAGCCTCGTCCGCAGCCTGATCGAACGCAGCGAGCACGTCTGGAGCATCGGCCGCGAAGGCAAGCCGATCTGGGAACGTGACAGCCTGCACCCCAGCCGGCGCGGCTGGCACTCCAACGCCCTGGACGCCTCCGACGCGACCCCCGAGGTGGCGGCCCAGCTGAACACGGACCTGCTCGCCGCCGCGCGCAAGCCCGGCGCGGAGTGGTCGGTCGGCGACAAGCTCGACTTCCTCGGCTTCATCAGCGCCCAGGGCCTTCAGCCGCACTACTACGACGTGCCGCTCAAGGCCCTCCAGGAGCGCTTCCCGGGCGACGTGCCGGTAGGCCCGCCCACCACGCGGGACGGCGGCGAACTCGACGAGATCACACCGTTCTGCTTCCCGCCGCGCGGCCCGCGCCCCACCGAGGCCGAACTCACCGACGGGATCCGGCTGGTGGAGAAGAGCATCCAGTCCTGCTTCCGGATCCCGTTCCTGCAGGCCCTCTACCCGGACGCCAAGTACGTCTTCGTCGTCCGTGATCCGCGCACCAGCATCGGCTCCCTGATGGACGCCTGGCTCAACCCGCGGATGTTCTTCTCCTACCCGGTGCCGGTGCCGCTGCGCATCAAGGGCTACTCGGACGTGTTCCCGTGGGGCAAGCAGTGGTGGAACCTGAGCCTGCCGCCCGGCTGGCAGGACTGGGTGGACCTGCCGCTGGCCGAGGTCTGCGCACACAACTGGCTGGCCCACAACCGGGCCGTCCTGGACGCCGCCCAGGCCTTGGCCCCCACCGGCAACTCCGTCCTCGTCCGCTACGAGGACGTCAAGACCGACCCGGTGGCCACGATGGAGGCCGTGGCCGAGGCGGTGGACCTGCCCTTCGCCGACGCCTGGGGCCGCCGCGACCTCCCCGTCGTCATGACCCAGACCGTCCCCGACCCCGACAAGTGGCTCCGCCACGAGTCCGAGATCCGCAAGGTCCTGCCGCTCGTCGGCGACCTCGCCAAGGAGGCCGGCTATGACGACTGCTGAACCACCCGGCACTCGATCGGCGGTGGACGACCGTCCTACGATCCCGGTCATGAAAGCGATTCAGGTCAGCAAGGCCGGCGGGCCCGACGTGCTCGAACTCGTCGACCTGCCACGCCCCTCGCCGCGAGCGGGCGAGGCGCTGGTGCGGCTCGCCGCCGCCGGGGTCAACTACGTCGACGTCTACATCCGGTCCGGCCTCTATCCGCAAGAACTGCCGTTCGTCCCCGGGCAGGAGGGCGCCGGCACCGTCGTCGAGGTCGGGCCCGGGGTGCGCGAGGTCGCCGTCGGTGACGTCGTCGCCTGGGCGAACCTGCCGGGATCCTATGCGGAGTACGCGCTGCTGCGCGCGGACCGGCTGGTGCCGGTGCCGGACGGACTGGCCCCCGAGCTCGCCGCGGCCACCGTGCTCCAGGGCATGACCGCGCACTACCTGTGCCACGACACGTATCCGGTCCAGGCCGGCGACACCGTCGTCGTACACGCGGCCGCGGGCGGTGTCGGCATGCTGCTGACCCAGCTCGTGCGGCTGCGCGGCGGCACGGTGATCGGCACCGCGTCGACCGAGGCCAAGGCCGAGGCCGCGCGTGCCGCCGGCGCCGTCGAGGTCGTCGACTACCGGCCGGGCGCGCTGCTGGAGGCGGTGCGGCGGCACAGCGGCGGGCACGGCGCCGCCGCGGTGTTCGACGGCATCGGCGGCCCGACGTTCGACGAAAGCCTCGCCGCGCTGCGCCCGCGCGGAGTCCTGGCGGTCTACGGGCAGTCCGGCGGCGCGGTGCCGCCGTTCGATCTCCAGCGCCTCAACGCCGCCGGGTCCGTATACGTGACCCGTCCCAACCTGACCCACCACATCCAGGACCGGGCAGAGCTGCTCCGCCGCGGAACGGCCGTACTCCAGCTGGTCCGTGACGGTCGTCTGCGGGTCCGGATCGGACAGCGGTTCGCCCTGTCCGACGCGGCGGACGCCCATGCAGCTCTCGAAGCCCGCACCACGATCGCCAAGACACTGCTCATCTGTTCCGAGGAGCGCGGCTGAACGTCCCCTCCTCGCGCAGGTTCACCCGGCACGAGGAGCGGACGTCACCAGGTCGCCTCACGCGACGGCGGTTCCCTCCAGCTCGACCAGCTGGCCGGGGATCGCCAGCCGCGTCACCCCGAGCATCGTGGTGGTCGGCGCCACCCCGGCCGCGCCCAGCCGCGCCGCCAGCACGCCGTAGTGCCGGAACAGCAGATCGACGTCGGTCGTATAGACATTGAGCCGGACGAGGTCCGCGAGAGACATGCCGGCCTCGCCGAGCACGGCCTCCACGTTGTCGATACTCAGCGCCAACTGCGCCGCCATGTCACCGTCGTGCTCGGGCTTGCCCTCGCCGCTCATCGCGGTCTGCCCCGAGATGTAGAGGGTCCGGGTGTGCCCGGAGACGAGCTCCCCCTGGTTGAAGCCCATGTCCACCGACCACGTCACCGGGTTGACCGCAGTTCGTTCCATCGCCACGTCAGCTCCATTCGATTCATGGGGAGTACGGACGTCCCTCGGCTCGGTGACCACCGGCTTCGACGTCGCATGAACGAGCCTCGCAGCAATACATGACACCCTTGGTCATGTATTCCGATAGCGTTCTCGGATGCGCGCCGACAGGTTGGTCTCGCTGGTCCTGCTGCTGCGTCAGCGCGGTCAGCTGACGGCGGACACGCTCGCCCGCGAGCTGGAGGTGTCCACCCGTACCGTGCTGCGCGACATCGAGGCGCTGTCCGCGTCCGGCGTCCCGGTGTACGCCGAGCGCGGCCGGCACGGCGGTTTCGCGCTGTCGCCCGGTTTCCGAACCGAGCTCACCGGACTGAACCACGACGAGGCCCTGGCCTTGCTGACCGCCGGATCGGGGCGCGGGGAGCTGGTGTTCGGCCTCGGCTCGGCGCTCGCCTCGGCCATGCGGAAGGTGGTCGACGCGCTGCCGGAGGGCCACCGAGCCACCGCGAGCGACGCCGCACAGCGCTTTCTCGTCGACCCGGAGACCGATCTGCTCTCGCGCCGGCTTGTGTCCGAGGAGGTACCCGGCACCACGATGATCGAGGTCCGGCGCGCGGTGCTCGCCGGACACAAGCTGCGCATCCACTACGCGGCCACGGGCCAGGCACCGCGGTGGCGCACGGTGGACCCGATCGGGCTGGTCACCGTACGCGACCGGGCGTACTTGCTGGCCACGAGATCGGGCGAGGACCGCACGTACCGGCTGTCGCGGGTGTCGGCGGCCGAGGAACTCCCCGAAGCGGCGGAGCGACCGAACCAGGTCGATCTGGACCGGATCTGGCGGGAGCGCTCGGCGCGGTTCCTGTCCGGCGGCGACCACATCGTCGTACGGGTACGGGTGAACCCGGCGCGGCGGGAGGAGCTGCTGGACGCCGCGCTCGCGGTCCGCGCGGAAGACCCCGACGCGGACGGCCGGCTGGTGCTGGACGTGACCTTCCAGGATGCGCGGCACGCCGTATGGGCGCTGTGGCAGCTCGGCGCGGACGCGGAGGCCCTGGCCCCGGAGTCGGTGCGCACCGCGCTGCGCGACCGCGCCGCCGCGGTCGCCAGGCAGTACGGCGAGTCGCCCTAGAGGGCGGGGCCGTCGGGAGGCACGGGGCACGGGCGGAGGACCATGAGGGAGCCTTCCAAGGCAGCCACCATGGCGAAGGGGAACCGGTCGAGCTCAAGGCAGAGGGCGATGTCATCGGGATGGGCTCCTTCACGCACCCCCTCCGCCAGCTCGGTGGCGGCGCGTGACGCGGCGCCTCGGCGGAGGTACTCGCCGGCGTCCGCCCCCGTCTCGGTGACCCTCCGAGCGATGTACTGGGCACACGCCAGGTCTTCCTCGGCCCGACCGTCTTCGCCGGTGACCACGAAGGTGACGCTGTCGCTGTTCCGTGTCCGCAGGACCCTTGCCGTCGCCTCCGCGACCACGAAGCCGGCGCACAGGACCAGCGACGCGTCCTTCACCGCGAGGGCGCCGACCGTCCCCGCCGTGGTCTTCTGCACGACGGTCCGGCCGCTCAGGTCGATCGAGCGCAGCAGGCCGGGCGAGTTGACGGCACCGAACCCGGGCGCGGGCGGACCGTCCTTGAGCGCCACCCAGTCCGGGTGGCGGGCCTTGAGCGCCAGGGCCTCGTCCAGCGACTCGGCGAGAACGATCTTCTCCGCCCCCTGGGCGAAGGCCCAGGCGGCAACGGTGTAAGCGCGCATGACGTCGATCACGACCGCCACGGACGGGGCTTCGACCAGATCAGCGATACCAACGAATCGAGCGTCCATGCCGATCATGATGTCAGGTGACAATACGTGCCGTCAGTCCTTGTGTACGGGGCGCACGGTCACCAGATCGGCGCCGTCGCAGTAGGTGAGGACACCGCCGTCGCCACCACGCAGGAAGGCCTGGCAGTCCGACTCCCCCTCCCACAGCGGGCGGTCGTCGTAGCCGAGCAGGACCAGCCTCCGGCCGTCCTGCCAGAAGCGGCCCGCGAGGGCCTGTGCCGCGGGGCTCAGACCTTCGGGGCGGACCGGACGGTCGGCTGCGTACAGGAGCCGGTCCGGGCGGCCGGGTGCGCGGATGATCTCCTCCATGCTGCCGTCGGTGACCAGGTATTCGCCCGGGGCGAGCCGCCGGGAGTGGCCGGCGGGGCCGAAGTAGGGGTCGATCACCAGGGCCCCCTTGGCATCCGGCAGCGTCATGCGAAAGCCGACGGTCAGCGGAAGAGTACGGTCCCAGCGGCACCCGGTGCGCGGATCGCGCGGGGCCTGGGGCTGATCCCAGACGAACGTCCGCTGCCAGCCGCGGGCTTCGGGGATCTCCGCCGATGCCCGCCCCGTGAGGACGGTGGCGCGGCAGCTCCCCCTGGCCGGGGCGGTGACCATGACGATCCGTCCGCTGACGTCGGCGATCCGGTCGACGCCGGCGGGGGGCCTCAGCCCCGCCTCCCAGTACGGCCGGCCGTCCTCCGAGTCGAGTCGGGCGATGCGGTCGGAGCCGACCAGGTAAAGCTGACAGCGGTTCCCACGAAGGCGTTGACGGGCGTCGAACGCGTCGGCCCGGCAGGCGTCCAGGACTCGCGACACGCCGGGCACCGTTCGCGCCCACTCCCGCTGCCCGGTGAACGGCTGCCAACCGGTCAGACGGCACGATCCCGGGCGGCACTCCGCCACCACCACCGTCCCGGAGTCCCACCCGTACAGGACCTGGCTGCCCGGGGGCAGGGCCTTCCGCCAGGACAGGCGGCCGTCCCACGGGTCGATCCCGGCGATCACGCTCGGCCCGCGGTGCCCGTCGCGTCCGCCGACCAGCACCACCGTGTCGTCGGCGAGCGCGGAGTGCGCGGTGCCGGGCCACTGCGACGTCAGAGCGAACTCGGCGGGCAGCGTCAGGCGCCAGCCGCGGCTGTACGGGCCCGCCTGCCGGACGAGCGTCCGGCCCTGGCCGAACATGCCCCATCCGGGGCTGTTCACCACCCACATACCGTCCGGCCCCGGCCGCACCGGCAGCCGCACACGCGAAGCCTCTTCGGGAACCGCCGCACCGTCACCGAACATCGGCTCCTGCGGGGCGAAACAGCCCGCGAGCAGTAACCCCACCACCACGACCAGCAGCCCCCGCCACGACCGACGCCGCATGACACCCCCCGGATCGGCCTTCACCGTAGAACGCCCGCCGACCGGTCGGCCGTGCCCGAGTCCCTTTCGTGACGGCCTCGTAGCCACAAGGCAGCCAACGCGCACATTCCTCACCTCGACAGTTATTACTGTCGCTCACGTCATTCGACAGGTAGACTTGTCGCATGAACGATGTGGCAGGGATCCCTACTCCCGACAAGAACGACGAGAACTTCTGGTCCACCGTCCTGACTCTGACGGAGCCCGCCTGGAACGAGCCCACCCAGGACGACGCGTTCGCCATGGACGAGAGGGTCCATGACGCGGTCCGCGCGCTGGCCGAGCGGATCTCGACGCGTGCGCTGGCCTATCGCGCCGCGGACAAGCCCTTCGACCCCGCGCTCATGGCCTCGCCCGATGTGCAGTTGGCGCTCCTGCGGGCGCTGTACGAGGCCAAGCAGTCCGTCGACCGGCTGGCGGAGAGCGCCGCCACCGTCGCCGGCCGCAGCGGGGCGAACTACGCCCAGCTGGGGGCGGCCTGGGGCGGCATCAAGCGTCAGTCCGCCCGTCTCAAGTGGCCCCACGCGGTGGTGAAGAAGTCCGCCGGCGAGCCCATCCCGCTCCGTTACGCGGGCGGTTCCGCCGTGGTGCACCACGACCCGGACGCCGATGCCTGGTGGTACAGCGCCACCGGCGCGGACGAGCGGACCCAGGAGTCCCAGGCCGTCCACGGCACCTACGCCGAGGCCATCGCCGGGGCGACCGAATTCCTCCTGGGGCACGCGCTGCCGCCCGGCCGGCCGACGTCCGGGTGACCTTTCGGCCCCGCCACCGCCCCGTACCGGCCTGAGGTCAGCCGACCGCCGACCCGCCGTTCGTCGGCGGGTACCCGGGGCGGGACGGAATCGGCGGGTGGGCGGGCGGCGGGGTCGGCTGGACCGGCAGCGGAGGGAGCGCGGGCGCGTGGAGCCAGGACGCGAGCAGGCCGTCCACCGGCTCGGGCGCGTAGCGGGCCACGTGCGCGGTGAAGCCCGCGGTGGTCACCACGCCGTGGCGGTGCGCGGTGGCCCAGTCGCGCAGCATGCGGAAGAACGGGCCCTCGCCCAGCGCGCAGCGGATCGCGTGCACCGCGAGCCCCCCGCGCTGGTACAGGCGGTCGTCGAACATCAGCTTGCGGCCGGGGTCGGCGAGGACCAGGTCCTGCGGCTGCGAGGCCAGCAACCGGTGTGCGGCGGCCGCCAGCTCCTGCGCGGTGCGGCCGCCGGAGCGCTCCGACCAGAGCCATTCGGCGTATTTCGCGAAGCCCTCGTTCAGCCAGATGTGCCGCCAGTCGCCGATGGTCACGCTGTTGCCGAACCACTGGTGCGCGAGCTCATGGGCGATGAGCCGCTCCGAACCCCGCACACCGTCCACGTGGTTGGCGCCGAAGAGGGACAGCCCCTGGGCCTCCACCGGCACGTCCAGCTCCTCGTCGGCGACGACGACCGCGTACTCGCCGAGGGGGTAGGGGCCGAACAGCTCCTCGAAGACCCGCATCATGGCGGGCTGCCGGGCGAAGTCCCGGGAGAACCTCGACAGCAGATGCGCCGGTACGTGGGCGGTCTGCGGAACACCGCCGAGTCCGGGGTCGCCGAGCAGCACGGTCTGGTACATGCCGATGGACAGGCCGACCAGGTAGCTGGAGGTCGGGGCGGTCTGCTCGTACACCCAGGTGGTCGTGGAGGCCTTGGTCGTCCGGGTCAGCAGCCGCCCGCCGGCGACCACCGTGTACGGGGACGGGGTGTTGACCGAGATGTGGTACGAGGCCTTGTCGGCGGGCCGGTCGTTGCACGGGTACCAGGAGGGCGCGCCGACCGGCTGGCTCGCGACGAGCGCACCGTCGGTGAGCTCCTCCCACCCGAGGCCGCCCCAGGGGCTGCGTACCGGCTTGGGGTTGCCCGACCAGTGGATCTCCACGGTGAAGGCGGCGCCGGCGGTGAGGGGCTTGGCGGGCCGGACGCGCAGCTTGCCGCCCCGGTGGGTGTAGTGCGGAGCCCGGCCGTTCACCTGGACCCGGCCCACCTTGAACTCGGCCAGGTTGAGGTCGAACTCGGTGAGCGGCGCCCGGCCGACGATCGCGCTCAGCCGGGCCGTCCCGGCCAGCCGGTTGGGGCCGGGACGGTAGTCCAGAGCGATCTCGTACCGGTGTACGCGGTATCGGGGATCCCCGTTGGCCGGAAAGTACGGGTCCGACGCCGTTGTCCGCTGGCCGCTCACTGCCGCTTCCGCTCCCTGCGCTGTGCTCGTACGCCGTGGCCCCTTCAGGACCGCCACGCCTCGATCGGATTGCCCAGCCAGCGGGTGTCGGCGGGGACGGATTCCCCGGCCATCACGAGAGAGGCGGGTCCCAGTGTGCTGCGGGCCCCGACCGTGCTTCCGGGCAGGACGATTCCGCCCGGGCCCAGGGTGGCGCCCTCGCGGAGGACCACAGTATCCGTCCTCAAGATCCGGTCGTGGAAGAGGTGCGTCTGCAGCACACAGCCGCGGTTCACGGTGACGGCGTCACCAAGGGTCACCAGGTCCGTCTCGGGCAGCCAGTAGCTCTCGCACCACACGCCCCGGCCGATCCGGGCGCCGAGACCGCGCAGCCACAGAGCGAGGAGCGGAGTTCCCGGCACCGATCCGGCGAGCCAGGGCACGGCCAGTACCTCGACGAACGTGTCGGCCAGTTCGTTACGCCACACGAAGCCGCTCCACAGCGGGTGCTCCGCCGTCCGGTGCCGGCCCACGAGGAGCCATTTCGCGGCGACGGAGACCACCGCGGCGGCCGCCCCGGCGGCGAGCAGGACCACTCCGGACAGTAGTGCCGTCCCCACGGTCCCGAGCCCTTCCGTCGCGGCCAGGGCGCACAGCGCGGCCACGGTCAGGACGGCGAGCGCGGCCGAGCAGAACACCGGGACGAGCCGGCACAGCTCGACCAGGCCCCGGGCCCACAGCAGGCGCGCGGGCGGATCGTAGGTGCGGCTCCGGTCCGCGGCGGCGGCGGACCGCGGCAGCTTGACCGGCGGCAGGCCCAGGTACGAGCTGCCCTTCTTGGCCTTCTTCGGGGTGGCGGACAGCACGCCGACAAGACCGTCGTCGGGCACGCTCCGGCCCGGGGCGGTCATGCCCGAGTTGCCGAGGAACGCCCGGCGGCCGATCTCGGAGTGTCCGATGCGGACCCAGCCGCCGCCCAGTTCGTAGGGGGCGGTCAGGGTGTCGTCGGCGAGGAACGCGCCTTCGCCCACGGTCGTCAGGCTCGGGAGCGCGAGCACCGTGGACACCTCGGCGCCCCGGCCGATCCTCATGCCGAGCAGCCGCAGCCACACGGGGGTGATCAGCCCGGCGTACAGCGGGAAGAGGGTCTCCCGGGAGACGTCCATCAGCTGCGTGACGGTCCAGGCCTGCCAGCCGACCCGGCTGTGCGTGGGGTGGGTCCCGGTCCGCAGCCCGAGGCTCAGCAGACGCACGGAGACGAGCAGCAGCAGCGCGTACGCGAAACCGAAGGCGAGTGCCCCTGGCACCACGGCCGTCAGTGCGCCGCGCAGGGCCTCGGCGAGCGTGGCGTCGGCGGGGACGAACAGGCTGACGACGAGCAGCGCCGGCAGGGCGGCGAGCACGGGCAGGGCCGTGAGGCAGAAGCCGGTCGCTCCGTACATGGCGCGCCAGTGGACGCCGCGCGGCGGGCGCCCCTCGGGCCAGTTGCGCTTGGCCTTGCCGAGCTTGACGGCGGGTGCTCCGGCCCAGCGCTGGCCGGTCGGGATCTGTCCGGTCACGGCGGAACCGGGGGCCACCTCGGCCCGCTTGCCGACCCGTGCGCCGGGGAAGAGCATGCTGCGGGTGCCGACGACCGCGCCCGCGCCGACCTTGACCGGGCCGATCACGAGCCGGTCTCCGTCGAGCCAGTGCCCGGTGAGGTCCACCTCGGACTCCACGGCGCAGCCGCGTCCGAGCTTGAGCATGCCGGTCACGGGAGGCAGGGAGTGCAGGTCGACGTCGGGGCCTACCTTGGCGCCGAGGGCCCGTGCGTAGCGCTCCAGCCAGGATCCGGTGAGGGAGGTCGCGCCGACGTGTTCGGCCAGGCGTTCGGCCGTCCACAGCCGGAGGTGCACGCTTCCGCCGCGCGGGTACCGTCCCGGCGTGACGCCGCGCAGCAGGAGGCGTGCGCCGCCGGCCGCGAGGGCCAGCCGGCCCGGCGGGCTGTAGAGCAGGGCGGCGCCGGCGGCGACGAGCCACCACGAGGCGGTGGGCGCCCACGGGTAGGGCCCGAACCGGTGCAGGACGTTGCCCAGGGCGAGGAGCGCCACCGTCCAGCGCAGGCCGACCAGGGTGAACAGCGGGAGCAGGAGGAGCGACTGCGTCACCTGGGTCCGGAGCGGGACGGGGGCGACGGTCCGGGCCGCGGCGTCGTCCTGTGCGGACTTCTCGAGGTGGCGGGCGAGCTTGCGCAGGGTGGGCCGCTGGTAGATGTCGACGACGGCCGCGCTCGGGTAGCGGGCGCGCAGCCGGGTGGTGAGCTGGGCGGCGGCGAGGCTGTTGCCGCCGATCGCGAAGAAGTCGTCGGCGGCACTGGTGACGGCGACGCCCAGGGTCGCGCTCCACTGTTCGGCGAGCCAGGCCTCGGTGCCGTAGAGCTGTTCGGCGGAGCCGGTGGTCTCCAGTTCGGGCAGCGGCCAGGGGAGCGCGTCCCGGTCCACCTTGCCGGAGGTACGGGTGGGCAGGTCGTCGACCGGCGCGAGGAGCGGTACGAGGGCGGCGGGCAGTTCGGCGCGCAGCCGCTCGACCGCCGCCGTGTGGTCCCAGCCCTCCTGGGTGACGAGGTAGCCGACGAGGAGCTGGTTGCCGCTGCGCGCGGTGCGGACGGCGGCGGCGGCGCCGGCGACGCCGGG
The sequence above is a segment of the Streptomyces sp. NBC_01255 genome. Coding sequences within it:
- a CDS encoding quinone oxidoreductase family protein — translated: MKAIQVSKAGGPDVLELVDLPRPSPRAGEALVRLAAAGVNYVDVYIRSGLYPQELPFVPGQEGAGTVVEVGPGVREVAVGDVVAWANLPGSYAEYALLRADRLVPVPDGLAPELAAATVLQGMTAHYLCHDTYPVQAGDTVVVHAAAGGVGMLLTQLVRLRGGTVIGTASTEAKAEAARAAGAVEVVDYRPGALLEAVRRHSGGHGAAAVFDGIGGPTFDESLAALRPRGVLAVYGQSGGAVPPFDLQRLNAAGSVYVTRPNLTHHIQDRAELLRRGTAVLQLVRDGRLRVRIGQRFALSDAADAHAALEARTTIAKTLLICSEERG
- a CDS encoding class I SAM-dependent methyltransferase; amino-acid sequence: MSRISPPETAADLAAVAALLEMADRLGIVPLLERGEPVTVAELAVAADVPEEGMGNFLSALVAAELLVPTGVKEFRIADDFADRIYQSGYLTWSLRANQPYLQNPAAFLRDPAGAAAQYQRNGREVAVSSRWIGSQGFYPAATEAILAARPKRIVDLGAGAAGLLIDLLGRLPESSGVALDMSAGACQEAARAALAAGVGDRLEVVERPIQSVADDPAPLAGADVIHAGFVFHDIVQEGDIFDRVLRRCREALRPGGIMAITDSVPYASAERERRFSALFTYLHAGFMNVKLPPEEDWLARFRQAGFDQAQCVPHRFPGGRLFIATK
- a CDS encoding helix-turn-helix domain-containing protein, whose amino-acid sequence is MADDADAMAVVREVDDVETLKALSDPLRLAILRTMMSDVRGSHRVKDIAQLLDQPPTRLYRHIKVLEAAGLIKVTQTRMVSGIQESQYQVAQFALRLSRDLLAAPGNAGELADAFAVALNDFRDRLVRDIISGRFQPEPEPEAAEKPDPLGPMVVALDRRLSPERATEFRSRLSALMEEFNRPDDEENAVVPVEFLLMFWAPKEPTGESPA
- a CDS encoding helix-turn-helix transcriptional regulator: MRADRLVSLVLLLRQRGQLTADTLARELEVSTRTVLRDIEALSASGVPVYAERGRHGGFALSPGFRTELTGLNHDEALALLTAGSGRGELVFGLGSALASAMRKVVDALPEGHRATASDAAQRFLVDPETDLLSRRLVSEEVPGTTMIEVRRAVLAGHKLRIHYAATGQAPRWRTVDPIGLVTVRDRAYLLATRSGEDRTYRLSRVSAAEELPEAAERPNQVDLDRIWRERSARFLSGGDHIVVRVRVNPARREELLDAALAVRAEDPDADGRLVLDVTFQDARHAVWALWQLGADAEALAPESVRTALRDRAAAVARQYGESP
- a CDS encoding RidA family protein; the protein is MERTAVNPVTWSVDMGFNQGELVSGHTRTLYISGQTAMSGEGKPEHDGDMAAQLALSIDNVEAVLGEAGMSLADLVRLNVYTTDVDLLFRHYGVLAARLGAAGVAPTTTMLGVTRLAIPGQLVELEGTAVA
- a CDS encoding MFS transporter, which codes for MSERLRQRDSEAPATPVPLRRNRRFQILWIGAAAANLGLETVEVAYPLLIMSLTGSPALAGLFGFAQIGTALLVGLPAGAVVDRWDRRRILLISEAVRALTLAFIVLILMAGRANFALLIMAAIVLGAGTAFGAPARMLLIRAVVPDHQLTAALSQDEARSGAAALAGPPLGGALYLVSRTFPFVAAIAGFVISFVCALMIRVPKAASETEPVSNEPVGNEPVGNEPKSALSPLTNVFSGLRELIGDRLLRSALLLVSIFYFSITAAILMVMVTLQDQHHSAGTIGLALSGTAVGMLVGSALVPRLNRRLSPGALLLAASTLTTVAVALLALPLGPVWVFAMLTLAALGLPALKILVDIMIFRQTPDHRRGRAIAATITLIGAGSPLGSLAGGLALQFLGVTGAIVLIAGVQAVITVAGLANRHVRSARWPA
- a CDS encoding sulfotransferase family protein, encoding MLKQPIFIVGHPRSGTSLVRSLIERSEHVWSIGREGKPIWERDSLHPSRRGWHSNALDASDATPEVAAQLNTDLLAAARKPGAEWSVGDKLDFLGFISAQGLQPHYYDVPLKALQERFPGDVPVGPPTTRDGGELDEITPFCFPPRGPRPTEAELTDGIRLVEKSIQSCFRIPFLQALYPDAKYVFVVRDPRTSIGSLMDAWLNPRMFFSYPVPVPLRIKGYSDVFPWGKQWWNLSLPPGWQDWVDLPLAEVCAHNWLAHNRAVLDAAQALAPTGNSVLVRYEDVKTDPVATMEAVAEAVDLPFADAWGRRDLPVVMTQTVPDPDKWLRHESEIRKVLPLVGDLAKEAGYDDC